TGTTTCATCACGCTGTGAATTttaatattgcacattattttgaaaTGTCACCCCTTGCTCCAGCGCAACCAATAGCACTAGAGCAGGAAATGTCAATCCCTCCAAATGAGCAAGTGATTGATCGCGCCAGCTCTGAGGTGGCGAAGaagcaaaagaagcagtttctgcttcttaaatacaTGTGGCAGCAGTCTCgcttatgcaaacctgctccacatagctgAAAAAGCTGCAAATGTAGATGAGggtgaaagaagacagaagtccatcaagttcaacctatacagatcctatgtGATTTACAATAAGGAAGCTCCCATTGAGctacaattaatacaattaaaaagctgacacaagcaatcatatctctgAATTCTGTTTTAAGTCAGAAATAtatccatttttaaatgtatctgatGTATCTAATGTATTGGTATTCTCTACCTTCTTAGGCTATGAGTTCTACAATTTGTTTGCTCTTAcactgaaaaaaaatgtatgcagctagagattaaatctactttcctctagccttaaattgtgacattttgtcacaaacaattgtcttgggataaacagagcttctgccagttctgtatatgggccttacatatatttatataaagtaattatatcaCCTCTCATGAGGCTTTTTTCtacagaaaacagacccagtttggataACCTTTCCCCTTAGtgtaaattctccattccccttattagttttgtggcccttctttgaactttttctaattctgaaaTGTCCTTTTTggaaattggtccccagaactgtattccatactcaaggtgagatcttaccaaggatttatacagtgacagaattatgcttactTTCCtcccattaacctcttaaggacatatgacggaatttttccgtcataaaacaattgagcaaactgaaagctgtgtccttaaagggttaatacctCTTTTAACACATACTAGAATCTTATTTGCCTTAGAAGTCACTGccttacattgggctagattacaagtggagcgctattttaacgtgtACACGTAAAGGCAAAAAtgtgcccatttacgggcacacattaaataaccagacattacaagtggctggttaatgcttctGCGAGCTCGCAGGAGCACGTTGCGCTTAGCACAATTGACCTAGGCCATTGTGCACtcatttgtttattgttatttttcttcaaGTAAGCCCAAATCCTTTTCATCCTCTAGTTTGCTTAATCTAGACCGATTTGAATAATGGGTTGCCTGAAAagttttacttccaaaatttagaaCCTTATATTTACCagtattaaattttcacttttcatttaccagcccattcttccattattttttttaaatcaccttACCTTACCTTGTGTCATCTGAAATTATATAGATGTTGCAATTTAATCATTCCTACAAAgtccttaataaaaaatattattaagaaCACGGCAAGCAaattaaccttttttaaaaaaaaaaattggggtaggAGAATCTAATgaaaatattatttagtttaaaaatctaATTTCAACTGcaacaagaaaaaatatattttaacatccatTTTAACATCCATTTCATTTAAAGATATCTCTTCCACTCTCATAATAGTTAAGTGTAATATACAATTGTGCTGACCTCTAATTCCTGAAAGTCATCTTCTTCTTCCACATCATATGAAAGAGTATGAATTTTGATATCTTCAGCAGAAAGGTCAATGAACTTGCTATCAGGGTAGTCTAGACTGTCTTTGGTTGGCGACCTATCTTCGATAAATGTAGTTTCACAACACTCAGTACTGACATTCTCACCCCAGGAGCGCAAGACATTCTCGGAATACAGAATGATGTTAGGACGATAGTGAGATTCCACAGTGTGTTGAAGCATGTTTGGATCCAACAGCTGTTGAACTGGGTCATTTTTAATGTTGTCCATACTAGTCTGAGCTGTGATATTTCCAACAATGTGACTCTGGTATTGAGGAGTAGGGTAAACAGATACCATACCATCTTTATTCTCTGCCATTAAATTTCTTGTGTTGATTAAGCCATTTTTTTTCCCACCCTCTGTGATTTTATTATGCATAAGCACACTGCTCTGTTCAATTAAACCATCCATATTGAGTATTTATTTCTTGCTTCTGTGGCTCCAGTTGAATGTAGGAGATGCAGGTCACATTTGCCTAATGGCTTTTATTTTCCTGAAAGCAGTAAAAATAAACGAtgtaagaaaaaaagagaaaaatgtcaGCCAGcaacaaataaaaataagtaaTCAGATGAATCATCATAATGTAGACATTGTGCCAGATATTGGAAAAACAAATTCTGCATTTTTACTCTTTTCCTTTTTAAAAAGATCGGTCAAAGACATACAAAGATGTATAATCACATCAtaatactaatattttttttatttatttaacctttCCACTTTTTTATTTTCCAGTATGTATACAGTTTCATAAATATGCATACAAAATCATCTGAACATTTCTTGCATTTTAAAAGGCAGAACTGtttctttattaataataataaaacaggtttaaaGGGCATGAAATCCAAATTGTTTTTCTTGgtaattcagatagaggatacaatttaaaaaatctttccaatttagttttatttatcaaattaactttgttctttttgtataatttgtttaaaaaatatacataggtagactcaggagcatgctCTTGTCTAGATCACTATAtagcataattattattattatttttttttaaaacaatgcttTCAACAAGGCTATACATTGTGCAAATATTGCTGTCATTTAGTATTCAAGTTTATTTCAAACATGTATCTATAGGAATCATGAAAACAAATAgggacagtaaatataaaaatagtttGCAAGACATTTCAAGCATTGCACTGCAATCTAGTTGTAGCAggcaatattagatttattttttaacaaaatccaAGCTTGGCCTCTCTTTGTGTTCCCATACTGCAGCATTTTATCCTTACTAAGCAACTGTCCCCATCTGTAaagcttttttaaaacaaaactgcaCACTCTCTCGCACAGCCCCATAGACTACAATTAGAAAGTGCCCTCTTGTGTAGttaaaaaggatactaaacccattttttttctttaatgattcagatagagcatgcaattttaagcaactttctattttacttctgttatcaatttttcttcattctcttgctatctttatttaaaaagcaggaatgtaaagagcTTGGCCCATTTTTGTTatgcttgctaaatgtagccaccaataagcaagcactatccagggtgctgaacctaaaagggtctggctcctaagctttacattcctgctttttaaataaagataacaagagaacaaagacaaattgatagttggagtaatttagaaagttgcttaaaattgcaggctctatctgaattatgaaagaaaaaatttgggtttagtatccctttaaaggaccactaaacacacattgtaaactacatgattttataCCTTCATATCTAAGAATAACTTTGCAATGAAacagcagctttattttgtcaaatgttttatgtttattctgtttactaatttccctgtcccccagaacaaaagaatccttgctaaccaatcacaaacaaatattcagatatgcaaagaaaaataaaagatGGCACTACCATAGGTCACTGGGAGACACATGGGTATTCCTTCCAACTGTAGAAAAACATTAGCCAAACTAAATATAGGGTTTATTATACAGTTATGATATTTTGCAATGTTGCACCATGTGTCACTTTGTGGTTTTAATTTGTTGATTTTACTCATagctaataaaagttaagttttaccctCCTTCTTTTGGGCAAAGTATTTTTGCTCACCTCCTAGATACATCCTAAGTGTTGTGAGTGCTAGTTAGTACACACATTGCAAGTGTCTTTCCACTTGATTTTTTCTAATATTCAGATATGTTTGTGCAGTTAAGAAAGACAGTAGAAGCCTGCCCTTATCTcctcccttaaggtggtttagcactgatttaacTTAGTTaatattgcaaagaatgcttctcctaacatgattgttgatgcaaaactgataatccaccttttacaaacttgtaattgTGGAGAATCTTAGGGAGAGGGTGATATAAagaaaagcttgcataaattgcctaaaagttttAACCCAAAACttccctgggagaaagtaaaacaagcacattttttagatttattttacagcaaaaggtggcaaaataaataatgaatgtatattgcaataatgtttcacttgcaataataaaacatttaatgaGTTGTTGAAAagccaagtttaatggtcctttaatatctATATGGCCCACCTGAAAAAAAGCCTCACACCCAAAGGCAGGAAACTAGTAAGGAGAAAATAGAGATAAAGCTTTTGATATTTAAAAATGTTCTAACCTTGCCTATTACAGTTGTAATGCAATGatttaaatgtattacattttttttttgcatttactgtccctttaatgactattaGTAAATGGAAGAGTAACTAAGTGAgtgacatttaatttaattttaaatctatagatataatactaaaataaacttttCTAAATTGCCATACatttaaaaggaaaatattttcATCAGCATTTAAATATGTGGTTctgtttacaaaaaatattaaagcaaagcggtttaaatttaaaaacagaaacaaatggAATTGTTTAGTTCCTATTGATGCTTATTGTTTGTTAGGTACTTTCCACTAATGCACCTTAATTGACTTCTATTTCTATTTCACATCAAGGGGTTGGGCACGTGACAGGCTGGTACGCCCCCCCCCCGTCTCAGACCACAAGCTTTCTGTTAACAAACAACTGCCCAATTAACCCCTCTAGCCCTGTTGTATTGGTAGCCATTGTTGAAGAGTAAGCCTAGGTAGATTTATAGGAACCCAGAAATGTTCACTTGTCTTTATTACTCTATggtagcaatgtttgcaacaatgtttctagcattgttataaattaaattaaaatgtgacATTTTTGCTTTATAATGTCCTGCTAGGCTAAAACAGATGAAAACAGTAGTGGACAAATCCAGCAATAACATAGATGAGTTGCCTAAAAAAGGAAGGTTGTTGTTATGAAATGGTAATCTCAACACATTATTACACATTCACTGAGCTGGAAAGAAAATACTATTACTCTTTTATGGATTTATGCTCCTGCTGAAATAAAATCTTTAGTAACTTATACCATTGTATTCAATATATAATAACCCACTGAACAAATTAGTAGCCAGATATAAAGAAATTTGTTGGTTGTATAGGGTTATATCAATTAAAATGATGCccaattttatttatgtttaaaaatcagaacCACCAAACAGTAATATAAGATATAAAATGCATAGAATAATATTTACCTAAATATAAAATCATGTAAGGGAATAATTGTTTATCCACATTCTCAAAAATATAAAGACTATAAAGTGTAATTTAACTAAAATCTAAATAACTGGGAAATTCATATTGACTTTATTTTTGTAAGGtacaaaataatcttttttttaggaGCAGGAAACAAAAGTAAAATTAACCTGACGCCTGTGGAAGGGGTGAGgccagggttgccacctcggccatgttttcctggacacttatgagatacacatggtgcagggtttgtagggaggaacatgcattgtgctgctcattagcactattcatgtaatgtccagaggcacaatacatgctcCGCCCTGCTTACTTtgcagcatgcataactcataagtgtgcaggaaaacatggccgaagtgGCAACCTTAGGTGTGGCTCTGTAACGTGTTGTGGTTATTGTTTGGTCAGATACACAACTGTTGGCAGACATCatcacttttgttttttttaatatttcttaactattcatGTGCTATCTCTTTAATTCATAAAATGAACCTattatataatgtaagtcaattaaTTATGTTACAGGCTTAATAACTCTtataatcttttttatatttaagaCTTTGAAATTCTAAAgcctacattatttattttgcatatactgatattacgagttaggtgcatgTGAACTcgacctcgtgtttgcattgcgcagaagcattgcgctcatgagagcgtgcttccataggctccaaaggaaaccttgttctgatgccgtcatacgtggcacagaacctaagcacagcaaaaggggtaagttgggcagcaatgggcagcaatcttaaatatatatgtatatgcttttatatatatatatgtgtgtgtgttaatatatgtatatacataagcatatacatttatatttacagggaacacacagttcacattcattgcaatgtaaaggcatttttcagtgactttttttttttcaaataccccACAGCTgtcaactttagccccccaaaactgcctagtgcagttatttatttatttttaaattaaccagGAGGTCTGAGCTTGCAGGTAGCAATCACTAGCCACTtcaaatgactggttatttattgtgctccAGCAAACGGGGGGAatttacacttgtaatctaggcataagtttacaaatgataaataaatgtaaaatataaaaaataattatgccctccaaaacaataaagaaaaataattaaaacacttTCCTTGTAATGCAAAGACCCACACATTCCTGTGCAAAAATGTATTAATAGTCTCTCAAAGTTTCAGACAATTATGTATTGATCATAATGTATTTTTTCAATAAGAGTATCCTGGTTTGTAGTGACCGTCCCACCACCACCCATAGCACACCCTGAATCTGCCCAACTTTGCCTACAACATGCCCCTCCCAGCGCAAAACCCTCCAGGAAATGTTAGGCGGTATGTACATTTATTATGTCCTATTTTGGGGTGTATGGTGTCAGCACAGCCAGTTTGAAAGTAGAAGAATGAGATGAtgtcctttaaaggaccactcaatgcagtagaattgcatactcAAAAAGtagataataaaaagacaatgatttcacacctactctgaatttcaaataagcagtagatttttttttctgacaaatttatatttttcttccattttccgcccccctgtattatgtgacaggcaTCTGCCAATGATAGACAAGTATACATATACCTTGTGAgttcgtgcacatgctcagtaggatcttgtttcccagaaagtgtatatataacaagattgtgcaaaatttgataatggaagtaaattgtaaagtgtcttaaaactgtatgctctttctgaattataaaagtttattttgacttgagtgtccctttaattatccatcAACTACAGTGTGATGTCAACCATAGACCGCAGACTCAAAGATTAAGGTTTAATATATTGAAATTTCACACAAGATAATGTTGATACCTTAGCTGATGGACCCCACATTGAGTAATttatcctaaaaaaaacaaaacactattagCTAGAATATACTTTCCCTATATACACCCCCTCTGAAGTGTTGTCTGGGTTGAATGGTCCACCCTGGTCCAATATAGAGCTAGTCCTGGCTGCCAGTGCTGTAATTGTTAATGTAaatcatcctgccacaaccatctacgcaatatttcaaagattcacccttttctgagcgctaacaccccAAAGCAAATAATcgactcccttgttatttcccgacttgactactgcaataacctacttactggccttcctctttcccgcctatccccccttcaatccatcctaaatgcctctgccaggctaatccacctttcccgttgctctgtatttGCTGAACTTctttgtgagtcccttcattggctccccattcacagcagaattaaattcaaaattctcacccttacatacaaagctctcaccaacaccgctcccctctacctatcctctctaataaacaagtatactccagcccgcccactaagatccaacaataacctgctccttgcatcctcgactatcacctcttctcatgctagactgtagGTCTTCTGTCGTgccgcacctaccctctggaacactctccctcgtgatGTCAGACTTTGCTCTaatctttctttctttaaatgatccctgaagacttttctgttcagagaagcctaccacccaactcaataataaattaatttcacttacctaacaacatttccctcatctaacgtTCTCAATCTTTCAGTCCTCatttcctgtttctcaacctcctactcttctggattgtaagttcccacgggaataggaccctgaattcctcctgtatgtgtttgtaaattttatcttatctcttacaagttttatatcattgttttatttaaattaattgtatccatggacagcgctgcagaatatgttggcgcttcataaataaagtataataataatataataatcaagGCAGAATAAACTCATCTACGCAATAAGAGCTTCCTATTTTTAAAAACTCATCTACGCAATACGAGCTTCCTATTCTTTAAATATTAGTTTTACAGCAATTCTTATAATAAAGATAATGGTATCAATATTATTGTGTTATAAACTTATATCGAAAGTatatggtgttttatttttttcatccaCAAATCCTTTAATGCATTTACATACTTACcattcaataaaataataattaccttTTACACCCCGACCTTCCAATACTGCTTTCATAAGCTTTATCTATGCAAGTTATTTCAGCACATTA
This genomic stretch from Bombina bombina isolate aBomBom1 chromosome 4, aBomBom1.pri, whole genome shotgun sequence harbors:
- the SYNDIG1 gene encoding synapse differentiation-inducing gene protein 1, giving the protein MDGLIEQSSVLMHNKITEGGKKNGLINTRNLMAENKDGMVSVYPTPQYQSHIVGNITAQTSMDNIKNDPVQQLLDPNMLQHTVESHYRPNIILYSENVLRSWGENVSTECCETTFIEDRSPTKDSLDYPDSKFIDLSAEDIKIHTLSYDVEEEDDFQELESDYSSDTESEDNFLMMPPRDHLGLSVFSMLCCFWPLGIAAFYLSHETNKAVAKGDFHQASSSSRRALFLAVLSITIGTGIYVGVAVALIAYLSKNNHL